The DNA segment AGGTAAATGTTCAAGCAGTCAATTTTACTGTTGACAGAAAACTAGTGGATTTCGTTCAAGAAAGATTGGACAGATTGGAAAAGTATTACGACAAAATAGTGTCGTCAGAAGTTTTTTTGAAGGTGGAAAAGACGAGTGATAAAGAAAACAAATTTGTCGAAATCAAAATTAATGTGCCGGGTGATGATTTTTTGGTAAAGAAACAGTGCAAGACTTTTGAGGAAGCAGTGGAGCTTTCGGCAGAATCCTTGGAGCGTTTGTTGGTAAAAAGGAAAGAAAAAATAAGAGATCATATTTAATATCAAATTTTTTTAAAAAAATGTTTTGATTGAGAGATAAAATTTCTACATTTGCAGTCCGTTAGAAATAGCGGACTTTTTTTATTGATATTGCCAGCGTAGCTCAGTTGGCTAGAGCAGCTGATTTGTAATCAGCAGGTCGTGGGTTCGAGTCCCTCCGCCGGCTCAAAAGGCGAAAGTTTTAATAGAAAAAGTTGGGGAGATACTCAAGCGGCCAACGAGGGCAGACTGTAAATCTGCTGTGTGAACTTCGCAGGTTCGAATCCTGCTCTCCCCACAAGAATTAATTTTAGATTGCGGATTTTGATTTGTAGATTGTAAAGAATCTAAAATCTAAACTCTCAAGTCAAGGATTCTGCCGACTTAGCTCAGAGGTAGAGTGCTTCCTTGGTAAGGAAGAGGTCACGGGTTCAATTCCCGTAGTTGGCTCAATTAAGTAGGAAATTGAAATAAATATATAAACTAGATTAAAAATTAAGTAAAATGGCAAAAGAAACCTTTAACCGTTCGAAACCACACTTAAATATTGGTACGATCGGACACGTAGATCACGGTAAAACTACTTTAACAGCAGCAATCACAAAAGTGTTATCTGATGCTGGTTACTGTCAAGCAAAATCATTTGATCAAATTGATAATGCTCCAGAAGAAAAAGAAAGAGGTATTACAATTAATACATCACACGTTGAGTATGAAACTGCTAACCGTCACTACGCACACGTTGACTGTCCTGGTCACGCGGATTACGTAAAAAACATGGTTACTGGTGCTGCTCAAATGGACGGTGCTATCCTTGTTGT comes from the Flavobacterium limnophilum genome and includes:
- the hpf gene encoding ribosome hibernation-promoting factor, HPF/YfiA family; translation: MKVNVQAVNFTVDRKLVDFVQERLDRLEKYYDKIVSSEVFLKVEKTSDKENKFVEIKINVPGDDFLVKKQCKTFEEAVELSAESLERLLVKRKEKIRDHI